A window of the Chloroflexus sp. Y-396-1 genome harbors these coding sequences:
- a CDS encoding glycosyltransferase yields the protein MIVYIAYPTSLNLQSANALQTFTTLRELMARRPDTLALIPRWGLEPSRFSELNVVHLPRPAIGKLSRFYKSTLLYYLEHSVFAAMTAMRVAPQRHQVEAVYIRQPIIAAWWAAVFGPRLGIPVIYEAHDFESRNPSRAKERWARGLLDLIDRTALCRATAVASLTNDFRYLLARLGWRDPADVAVIPDAYDERIFTPQDRAQCRAELGLSPTIPIIAYAGMTFAHRWLEGLLSALRALKATHPTLCGLILGGRPGERAALIAHAVSEGLRVAETTTTPADLYVLSPRPQAEVVRCLGAADVLVIPDTVTDVTASPLKLFEYLALGLPIVIPAIPALHEIVPPQLAYSFPRRDLAGLQAALTAALNECDPALMAARQKVAAEHTYGRRAERIIALVERVR from the coding sequence ATGATCGTCTATATTGCATATCCCACCAGTTTGAATTTGCAGTCGGCCAATGCCCTGCAAACGTTTACCACGCTCCGCGAGCTGATGGCTCGCCGACCGGATACGCTAGCGTTGATTCCGCGTTGGGGTTTGGAACCGAGTCGCTTCAGCGAATTGAATGTCGTGCATTTGCCACGACCGGCCATCGGCAAGCTCTCACGCTTCTACAAGAGTACGTTGTTGTACTACCTGGAGCACTCGGTCTTTGCAGCGATGACCGCGATGCGGGTCGCACCACAACGCCATCAGGTCGAAGCTGTCTATATTCGTCAGCCGATTATTGCGGCATGGTGGGCTGCTGTCTTCGGCCCGCGGTTAGGGATACCGGTGATTTACGAAGCCCACGATTTTGAGTCACGGAATCCATCACGGGCGAAAGAGCGCTGGGCGCGCGGATTACTCGATTTGATTGACCGTACCGCACTGTGCCGGGCAACCGCAGTTGCATCACTGACGAACGATTTTCGATACCTGCTGGCCCGACTCGGTTGGCGTGATCCGGCAGATGTTGCGGTTATTCCAGATGCTTACGATGAACGAATATTTACACCGCAAGATCGTGCTCAGTGTCGTGCCGAGCTTGGTTTGTCGCCGACTATACCGATCATTGCATACGCGGGTATGACCTTTGCTCATCGCTGGCTTGAGGGTCTCCTCAGCGCCCTGCGGGCACTCAAGGCAACCCATCCGACATTGTGTGGCCTGATCCTCGGTGGCCGACCTGGTGAGCGAGCAGCCCTCATTGCGCACGCGGTCAGTGAAGGATTACGGGTTGCCGAGACCACGACAACGCCAGCCGATCTCTACGTATTGTCGCCACGACCGCAGGCCGAGGTTGTACGCTGTTTAGGCGCCGCCGATGTCCTGGTCATTCCCGATACAGTTACCGATGTCACAGCCTCACCGTTGAAATTGTTTGAATATCTGGCATTGGGCCTGCCGATTGTCATACCGGCGATTCCAGCATTACACGAGATTGTGCCACCGCAGCTCGCCTATAGTTTTCCACGGCGTGATCTGGCTGGTTTACAGGCGGCATTGACCGCAGCTCTGAACGAATGCGACCCGGCGCTGATGGCTGCACGGCAGAAAGTGGCTGCCGAACACACGTATGGCCGACGAGCTGAGCGGATCATTGCTCTGGTTGAGCGGGTACGGTGA
- a CDS encoding patatin-like phospholipase family protein, giving the protein MQRSKTALVLAGGGVAGAAYEIGALCAIDQVLEHLSVNEFDIYVGTSAGALVNACLANNMSPRTLISVLESSLLGIDQLEPHHLYQLNVVDMLRRLTHLPGALVQMLQRWVCEGGEASLLDLIETLAVGLPTGIYDSRALEQYLRIAFEQPGRSNCFADLDRELLIIATDLDSGERAVFGLPPLENVPISLAVCASAAIPIFYRPVRIGERDYIDGGLRGTASLDVAIERGADLIVCINPMVPFDNRRHAPGNSISEQGIQRIGNQVFRTFIHAGLHYHIKQVRRRHPEVDIILIEPSRRDRIMFAENTMRFQTRMTIARHGFESVARQLCEHYPYYRAMMARHGITISDERIRQDLRNLQMAGDDPQLVRAALVTGGLLHPAPAGLASTLAELDRLLSRLEVAR; this is encoded by the coding sequence ATGCAGCGTAGCAAGACAGCTCTGGTTCTTGCCGGTGGGGGTGTCGCTGGTGCCGCTTACGAAATTGGTGCACTCTGTGCCATTGATCAGGTGCTTGAACATCTGTCGGTCAATGAGTTTGATATTTACGTAGGGACAAGCGCCGGGGCTTTGGTAAACGCCTGCCTGGCCAACAATATGTCACCGCGTACATTGATCAGTGTCCTTGAAAGCTCGTTGCTTGGTATTGATCAGCTTGAACCACATCACCTGTATCAGTTGAATGTGGTTGATATGCTCCGTCGATTGACGCACTTGCCTGGGGCGCTGGTTCAAATGTTACAGCGCTGGGTCTGTGAAGGCGGGGAAGCATCACTCCTTGATTTGATCGAGACGCTGGCTGTTGGCTTACCTACCGGTATCTACGACTCGCGGGCGCTCGAACAGTACTTGCGGATTGCCTTTGAACAACCCGGTCGTTCAAACTGTTTTGCCGATTTGGATCGTGAGTTGTTGATCATCGCAACCGATCTCGATTCTGGAGAACGGGCCGTCTTTGGCTTACCGCCACTCGAGAATGTACCGATCTCGCTGGCAGTTTGCGCGTCGGCCGCTATTCCGATCTTTTATCGGCCCGTGCGGATTGGAGAGCGTGATTACATCGATGGTGGCCTGCGGGGGACAGCCAGTCTTGATGTGGCAATTGAGCGTGGTGCTGACCTGATTGTCTGTATCAATCCAATGGTACCGTTTGATAATCGCCGCCATGCACCGGGTAACTCAATCAGTGAACAGGGAATTCAGCGGATTGGTAATCAAGTCTTTCGCACGTTTATTCACGCCGGTTTGCACTATCATATCAAACAGGTGCGTCGTCGCCATCCCGAGGTAGATATTATTCTGATCGAACCGTCGCGCCGCGACCGGATCATGTTTGCCGAAAATACAATGCGTTTCCAGACTCGGATGACGATTGCGCGTCATGGTTTTGAAAGTGTGGCCCGGCAGTTGTGTGAACACTATCCCTATTACCGGGCAATGATGGCTCGTCATGGCATTACCATTAGCGATGAACGGATTAGACAAGACCTCCGTAATTTACAGATGGCCGGTGATGATCCTCAGCTTGTGCGGGCTGCGTTGGTGACCGGCGGTTTGTTGCATCCTGCCCCAGCCGGTCTGGCATCGACATTAGCTGAGCTTGATCGTTTGTTGTCGCGGCTTGAGGTTGCGCGCTAA
- a CDS encoding polyhydroxyalkanoate synthesis regulator DNA-binding domain-containing protein yields MHLIKKYANRKLYHTNQKRYITLDGIARLIQEGETVQVLDNETGDDITANILAQVVLQARGRRSPLPTNLLTDLIQVGGDTISNLRRVLFSSLGGDDLIEAEIGRRIDILVDKGELSPEEADRWRKLLLRKEFADDARHQLADRIANVPTRNDVERLHAQIDALASTVEQLLRRR; encoded by the coding sequence ATGCACCTGATTAAGAAGTACGCAAATCGGAAACTTTATCATACCAATCAGAAACGTTACATTACGCTTGACGGCATTGCTCGCCTCATCCAAGAGGGCGAAACGGTCCAGGTGCTTGATAACGAAACCGGTGATGATATTACTGCGAATATTCTGGCGCAGGTTGTGTTGCAGGCTCGTGGACGCAGATCACCGTTGCCAACCAATTTGCTGACCGACCTGATCCAGGTTGGGGGAGATACGATTTCCAACTTGCGCCGGGTGCTGTTTAGTTCGCTTGGCGGTGACGACTTGATTGAAGCTGAAATTGGACGGCGTATCGATATTTTGGTTGACAAGGGTGAACTTTCCCCCGAAGAGGCTGATCGCTGGCGCAAACTGTTATTACGCAAAGAGTTTGCTGACGACGCTCGTCATCAACTTGCTGATCGTATTGCAAATGTGCCGACGCGCAATGATGTTGAACGGCTCCATGCCCAGATAGATGCGCTGGCAAGTACCGTTGAGCAATTACTGCGTCGTCGTTGA